One region of Ignavibacteria bacterium genomic DNA includes:
- the gatA gene encoding Asp-tRNA(Asn)/Glu-tRNA(Gln) amidotransferase subunit GatA — protein sequence MTSDSIEYKNYFEKIEKLKKGELSLKENVLYFLDRIEKEKHLNAFNFVFHEDALLQAEKVSAKIKQGSFGKLAGMVIAIKDVLALKDRPLTCSSGMLKDFTSLYTATAVKKLIEEDAIIIGKTNCDEFAMGSSNENSAFGPVLNPADTSRVPGGSSGGAAAAMAAGLCDVSIGTDTGGSIRQPASFCGVMGLKPTYGRVSRFGLTAFASSFDSIGPIGKDIRDIALVMEVISGRDINDATSARAEVPEYSGLLSEVDITEDGYSGKPRIGIPKEYFSEGLNDEVKSVIEGVISKLKSHGFDVREVSLPNTPYSIATYYILTTAEASSNLARFDGARYGFRSPESRTLQDMYTDSRSKGFGTEVKRRIMLGTYVLSAGYYDAYYRKAQKVRRLLKNDFDRVFSETDLILTPTAPTTAFRLGEKSSNPLEMYLNDIYTTSANLAGIPGISLPVGSDSQGLPIGMQLMANQFDELTIMKMCRYISEEI from the coding sequence ATGACATCAGACTCAATAGAATATAAGAACTACTTCGAAAAAATCGAAAAGCTGAAAAAGGGAGAGCTTTCTCTTAAAGAGAACGTGCTTTATTTCCTCGACAGGATCGAAAAAGAAAAACATCTTAATGCATTTAATTTTGTTTTTCATGAAGATGCTCTCCTGCAGGCAGAAAAAGTTTCAGCAAAGATTAAGCAAGGCTCCTTCGGGAAGCTTGCAGGGATGGTTATAGCCATAAAGGACGTTCTGGCCCTTAAGGACAGGCCTCTTACCTGCTCTTCCGGCATGCTGAAGGATTTCACCTCTTTATATACTGCAACGGCAGTAAAAAAACTTATTGAAGAAGACGCAATAATTATTGGCAAGACTAACTGTGACGAGTTTGCCATGGGCTCCTCAAATGAAAATTCCGCATTCGGACCGGTCTTAAATCCAGCCGACACATCACGCGTCCCGGGCGGCTCCAGCGGCGGGGCGGCAGCAGCCATGGCAGCAGGGCTGTGTGACGTTTCAATAGGCACCGATACCGGAGGATCCATACGCCAGCCGGCATCATTCTGCGGCGTTATGGGACTGAAACCAACTTATGGCAGAGTATCCAGGTTCGGGCTAACCGCCTTTGCTTCATCTTTTGACTCCATAGGCCCCATCGGGAAAGACATCAGAGATATAGCTCTTGTTATGGAAGTAATTTCGGGCCGTGACATCAACGATGCAACAAGTGCAAGAGCAGAAGTCCCTGAGTATTCAGGTCTTCTGTCTGAAGTGGATATTACCGAAGATGGCTATTCGGGGAAGCCGCGCATCGGAATTCCAAAGGAATACTTTTCTGAAGGCTTAAATGACGAGGTTAAAAGTGTAATTGAAGGTGTGATTTCAAAGTTAAAATCGCACGGCTTTGATGTCCGGGAAGTAAGTCTTCCCAATACTCCCTATTCAATTGCTACATATTATATCTTAACTACGGCTGAGGCATCCTCAAATCTTGCCCGTTTTGACGGAGCCAGATACGGCTTTAGAAGCCCTGAGAGCCGCACACTTCAGGATATGTACACCGATTCAAGGTCCAAGGGGTTCGGAACCGAGGTGAAAAGGCGCATTATGCTCGGGACCTACGTTCTTTCAGCCGGCTATTATGATGCCTATTACAGGAAGGCACAAAAGGTGCGCAGGCTTTTGAAGAATGACTTTGACAGGGTTTTTAGTGAAACAGATTTGATCTTAACCCCCACAGCCCCGACAACGGCGTTCAGGCTGGGAGAGAAATCGAGTAATCCCCTCGAAATGTATTTAAACGATATCTACACCACTTCGGCAAATCTTGCAGGCATTCCAGGAATTAGTTTACCTGTAGGGTCTGACAGCCAGGGTTTGCCCATTGGAATGCAGCTCATGGCCAATCAGTTTGATGAATTGACGATTATGAAGATGTGCCGTTATATATCTGAAGAAATTTAA
- the tatA gene encoding twin-arginine translocase TatA/TatE family subunit: protein MFGNLGTGEIIIIVLVILIFFGAKKIPELAQGVGKGMKEFKKALKDVDEDVKSTPENKEEKKS, encoded by the coding sequence ATGTTTGGCAATTTAGGGACCGGCGAAATAATAATTATTGTCCTGGTTATTCTCATATTCTTCGGGGCAAAGAAGATTCCGGAATTGGCACAGGGTGTCGGTAAAGGGATGAAGGAATTCAAGAAGGCGCTGAAGGATGTTGACGAGGATGTAAAGAGCACCCCGGAAAACAAAGAAGAGAAAAAATCCTGA
- a CDS encoding twin-arginine translocase TatA/TatE family subunit, whose translation MFGNLGAGEIILIVLVILIFFGPKKIPEIAQGIGKGMREFKKAMRDVEDGLKNDTAPAPAKTLEPKSEGVQIPAIQKEQTKAPEEK comes from the coding sequence ATGTTTGGTAATCTTGGCGCTGGCGAAATAATACTTATAGTACTGGTAATACTAATATTTTTCGGACCTAAAAAAATCCCCGAGATTGCACAGGGAATCGGTAAAGGAATGCGGGAGTTTAAAAAAGCAATGCGTGACGTGGAAGATGGCTTAAAAAACGACACGGCTCCTGCCCCTGCAAAAACTCTTGAGCCAAAATCTGAAGGTGTACAGATTCCTGCAATACAGAAAGAGCAAACCAAAGCTCCCGAAGAAAAATAA
- the purQ gene encoding phosphoribosylformylglycinamidine synthase subunit PurQ has product MKPKFGVVVFPGSNCDHDAYYALKKKLGYDVTFLWHKDRDLENSDAIILPGGFSYGDYLRTGAIARFSPIMEKVISFAQNGGIVIGICNGFQILLEAGLLPGVMVKNNSLKFVCKDVYLKVENPDTIFTSFQAEKRALKIPVAHGEGNYFAETDTLKELEENNQIVFRYSSADGLVSEELNPNGSQLNIAGIINKRGNVLGMMPHPERACDPLLGKTDGTFIFQSVAEHMVNV; this is encoded by the coding sequence ATGAAACCTAAATTTGGTGTAGTGGTGTTTCCGGGTTCTAATTGTGACCATGACGCATATTACGCTTTGAAAAAAAAGCTTGGATACGATGTTACTTTCCTCTGGCATAAAGACAGGGATTTAGAGAACAGCGATGCCATTATTCTGCCGGGAGGCTTTTCCTACGGCGACTATCTGAGGACCGGCGCAATTGCGCGGTTTTCCCCTATTATGGAAAAAGTAATTTCCTTTGCTCAAAACGGCGGCATTGTAATCGGCATATGCAACGGATTCCAGATACTGCTTGAGGCAGGTCTGCTTCCCGGCGTTATGGTAAAGAATAATTCACTGAAATTTGTCTGCAAAGATGTATATCTTAAGGTTGAAAACCCGGATACTATATTTACAAGTTTTCAGGCTGAAAAAAGAGCCTTAAAAATCCCTGTAGCACACGGCGAGGGTAATTATTTTGCCGAGACGGATACACTGAAGGAGCTTGAGGAGAATAATCAGATAGTTTTCAGATACTCTTCAGCCGATGGCCTGGTTTCAGAAGAATTAAATCCCAATGGAAGCCAGCTTAACATAGCCGGAATCATAAACAAGCGCGGCAACGTGCTGGGCATGATGCCTCATCCTGAAAGGGCCTGCGATCCCCTGCTCGGGAAGACTGACGGAACTTTTATATTTCAATCAGTAGCTGAACACATGGTGAACGTTTAG
- the purS gene encoding phosphoribosylformylglycinamidine synthase subunit PurS: protein MYKATVIVKRRPSIVDPQGKAVEQGAKMLGFNNIQQTRIGKYIEFFVNVDDRQTAEKELNEYSTKLLSNPIMEDFEFTLEEVK, encoded by the coding sequence TTGTATAAAGCGACTGTTATAGTAAAAAGAAGGCCTTCGATTGTTGATCCGCAGGGAAAAGCCGTCGAACAGGGCGCAAAAATGCTTGGATTCAATAACATACAGCAGACACGAATTGGAAAATATATTGAATTTTTTGTTAATGTGGATGACAGACAGACGGCAGAAAAAGAGCTTAATGAATACTCGACGAAGCTGCTTTCAAATCCGATAATGGAAGACTTTGAGTTTACTTTAGAAGAGGTGAAATGA
- the pssA gene encoding CDP-diacylglycerol--serine O-phosphatidyltransferase, protein MRNIRITRSVIPNLFTSLNMFSGFVSVIYSSEQDYIKAAMFIIIGAVFDALDGIMARLTHSSSEFGVELDSLSDLVSFGVAPAFLIYHSYLNHLGALGIVISSLLMVFGGLRLARFNVQLVGFDKSYFTGLPIPSSAITIAAYVLVYFNGNSYQEPFDTYIIPLVILLSLLMVSKIRYETLPKFSGKGIKERPYSFAFVVISLIIIIATEGKALFYVFILMILIGIFRHAFSLAFRTGKGHKVSPKETAGKN, encoded by the coding sequence ATGAGAAATATCAGAATAACGCGCTCTGTAATCCCTAACCTGTTTACCTCGCTGAACATGTTCAGCGGTTTTGTGTCAGTAATTTACTCCAGCGAACAGGATTACATAAAGGCGGCAATGTTTATAATTATTGGAGCCGTTTTTGACGCACTTGACGGAATCATGGCGCGTCTGACACATTCAAGCAGTGAGTTTGGAGTTGAGCTTGACTCTCTTTCTGATCTGGTTAGCTTTGGCGTTGCCCCTGCTTTTCTGATCTACCACTCCTATTTAAACCATCTGGGGGCTCTGGGCATCGTAATAAGCTCACTTCTGATGGTTTTCGGCGGGCTCCGCCTAGCACGTTTTAACGTGCAGCTCGTAGGCTTCGACAAATCATATTTTACGGGGCTGCCAATCCCCTCTTCAGCTATTACAATTGCGGCCTACGTTCTGGTATACTTCAACGGAAATTCCTATCAGGAGCCTTTCGATACATATATAATCCCGCTCGTCATATTGCTTTCACTGCTCATGGTAAGTAAGATCAGGTATGAGACTCTTCCGAAATTTTCAGGGAAAGGGATAAAAGAGAGGCCTTATTCTTTTGCATTTGTGGTAATTTCTCTTATAATTATTATTGCCACTGAAGGGAAAGCCCTCTTCTATGTATTTATTTTGATGATTCTTATTGGTATTTTCAGACATGCATTTTCACTGGCTTTCAGGACCGGCAAAGGGCACAAGGTAAGCCCTAAGGAAACAGCCGGCAAGAACTAA
- a CDS encoding phosphatidylserine decarboxylase family protein gives MMTKYGYSTIGVVSIIVFILAGAGILINNNFFKFFLIALGALLLIFTLYFFRDPERVSPNKDNVAVSPADGTVLLVKEVFDDRYIKDKAWQISIFMSPLNVHVNRIPVNGKVEYLRYIHGEYLIASHDKASEKNERAEFGINSKFGKIFFTQVAGYVARRIVYELKPGDDVKMGERFGMIRFGSRVDVVVPKQWQVKVKKGDKVTAGQTILFEYQK, from the coding sequence ATTATGACTAAGTACGGTTATTCCACAATTGGTGTTGTGTCCATTATCGTTTTTATACTGGCCGGAGCAGGAATTTTAATAAACAATAACTTCTTTAAGTTTTTTCTTATTGCCCTGGGCGCTCTGCTGCTTATATTTACGTTGTATTTTTTCAGGGATCCGGAAAGGGTCTCCCCAAATAAGGACAATGTTGCGGTTTCGCCTGCCGACGGGACTGTTCTGCTCGTAAAGGAAGTTTTTGACGACAGATACATTAAGGACAAAGCCTGGCAGATCTCGATCTTTATGTCGCCTTTGAACGTGCACGTTAACCGTATTCCGGTCAATGGCAAGGTTGAATACTTAAGGTACATACATGGCGAGTACCTGATTGCAAGCCACGACAAAGCCTCAGAGAAAAACGAGCGGGCCGAGTTCGGCATTAATTCAAAGTTCGGGAAGATATTCTTCACACAGGTTGCCGGATATGTTGCGCGCAGGATTGTCTATGAATTAAAGCCGGGCGACGATGTTAAAATGGGAGAGCGGTTCGGCATGATCCGTTTTGGCAGCCGTGTGGACGTTGTGGTCCCGAAACAATGGCAGGTGAAGGTAAAAAAAGGTGACAAAGTCACTGCCGGTCAAACAATTTTATTTGAGTATCAAAAGTAA
- a CDS encoding type II toxin-antitoxin system RelB/DinJ family antitoxin — MAKTATIRARIEPELKSEVENIFKKLGVSTTEVISMLYSQVKLNKGLPFEVKLHHKAAQAQPKGVHTQPKGVHSQQGAQKRKMKRGVK; from the coding sequence ATGGCTAAGACAGCAACAATCAGAGCAAGAATTGAACCGGAATTAAAATCCGAGGTGGAAAATATCTTCAAGAAGCTGGGGGTTTCAACTACTGAGGTGATCAGTATGCTCTACAGCCAGGTGAAGCTCAACAAGGGCCTGCCTTTTGAGGTGAAACTGCACCACAAGGCTGCTCAAGCTCAGCCTAAAGGAGTGCATACTCAGCCAAAGGGCGTGCATTCTCAACAGGGTGCTCAGAAAAGAAAAATGAAACGCGGAGTAAAATAA
- a CDS encoding YbaB/EbfC family nucleoid-associated protein → MKGGMQGMLKQVQKMQAEMERVQNELGNKTVTEESGGGMVKATVNGKKELISVNIDSEVISGGDKEMLEDLVVAAVNKALESAGKMAEDEMAKVTRGMLPPGMNIPGF, encoded by the coding sequence ATGAAAGGCGGAATGCAGGGCATGCTAAAACAGGTACAGAAGATGCAGGCCGAAATGGAACGCGTTCAAAACGAACTGGGCAATAAAACCGTTACTGAGGAATCGGGCGGCGGTATGGTAAAAGCTACGGTTAACGGAAAAAAAGAACTTATTTCAGTCAACATAGATAGTGAAGTTATTTCAGGCGGCGATAAGGAGATGTTAGAAGATCTTGTTGTGGCTGCCGTAAACAAAGCTCTGGAGTCAGCTGGCAAAATGGCTGAGGACGAAATGGCCAAAGTCACAAGAGGCATGCTTCCTCCGGGCATGAATATACCAGGATTTTAA
- the recR gene encoding recombination protein RecR, with product MQIAEPLQIAIDELSKLPTIGKKTAQRLAMYLLKSDKSEVENLTRALGDLKSKIRFCKNCFNLSVEELCDVCRNPKRDHSLICVVEEASDVIAIEKTNEYNGLYHVLGGVLSPLSGTSAESLKIKELIRRLENSEVKEVILALNPDTEGETTSLYLARLIKPLGIKVSRIARGIPVGGDLEFTDEATIGRAVISRNAI from the coding sequence GTGCAGATAGCTGAACCCTTACAAATTGCAATTGATGAATTAAGCAAACTGCCGACAATAGGGAAAAAAACGGCACAGAGACTTGCTATGTACCTCCTTAAAAGTGATAAAAGCGAGGTCGAGAATCTTACGCGCGCTCTGGGCGACCTGAAGAGCAAGATCCGCTTCTGCAAGAACTGCTTTAATTTGTCGGTGGAGGAGCTATGTGATGTGTGCCGTAATCCCAAAAGGGATCACAGCCTTATATGTGTGGTTGAAGAGGCAAGCGACGTTATTGCTATAGAAAAAACAAACGAGTATAACGGCCTTTACCACGTGCTTGGAGGCGTGCTTTCACCTCTTAGCGGTACAAGCGCCGAGTCGCTTAAAATTAAAGAGCTCATTAGACGCCTTGAGAACAGTGAAGTTAAAGAGGTGATCCTGGCCCTTAACCCTGACACGGAAGGGGAAACCACCTCTTTGTACCTTGCCAGACTCATTAAACCTTTGGGCATAAAGGTCTCCCGTATTGCCCGCGGAATTCCTGTCGGAGGCGACCTGGAGTTTACAGACGAAGCTACCATAGGAAGGGCCGTAATTTCAAGAAACGCAATCTGA